Genomic DNA from Setaria italica strain Yugu1 chromosome V, Setaria_italica_v2.0, whole genome shotgun sequence:
GTAGGCTAAGGAATGTATTTCTTGCTAGAGCAATTGTGTTTTGGTGAGGATGAAGATGCGCACCCCTTGCCTTTATATAGAAGAAATTTAGATACATAGGGAATCAAATCTCATGAGATTTCAAAATGTGAACACATTTCATGTAGAATTCTTACCTCAAGTCACTGAACACTAGGTCATTCTTTTGCACGGAAAAAATAGGCCCACTTGTCTGTGACCATTAGAAAGCTTGTAAATAAAATTGTGGGTAAACTACTGGATTCTTATTGATTGAAATAGCTGTGTACATCTGTTAGCCAATTATTAGTCAAATATTTATTGATTTTTAAAGAAAAAGGCATCTATTTAATGGGATCCTTTAACTATCACATTACCATTTTAAGCAAGTATTGATTAACATCCCTTTTTGTATCCAGCTAAGCTTATCCTACCAATATAAAATATTGTAAATATTCTTGGCATTTATTAGGGATCAAACAAATCTTAGTATAAATTGACCATTAGTTAATAAATCATTTAAATCCAATCTTTTGCATTACCTTTTTGCTATAAAAAATATATCTCAATCATTGGAATCATAATGGTTAATGTGATCTGTCAAACGATTGGATGCATAAAGTACCAGCTTCTAGATATCTCGGCATCAATTGCCAAAGACAAGGGGGTCCGCCCCTCACCATATAAGTGTGCCGACACGAGATGCACACAATATATCTACCACAATTTGACCATATTTTTTCACATAAAGTATTCCAAGTTTATCAAATCTAGAACAAACCCGATAATTGAATATTGTTAACAAGTTTCATACAGTCTATCATATCCTCAAAATTATAATAGTAGCTAGTTATAGTTGATCAGTTTCTTGATCATCTCACCACGGTGCTTATCTCCCCTCACCATTAAGCTATTTCATCAACTCATGATGCTAGCTCACCAACAAACTAACAATATTTGAGAGATGATGCACTTTTGTAAGACTTTGTTAATGCAATTTCCTCTATATTAGTAAATCAAATTCTAAAAATCTGTTGCTTACatcaaacaaagttaaaagGACATGGTCAATTTGTGAAATATTTCTCCTAACTCAACCTTCCTCGTCACATCATTGGCACACTTAGGGCTTGTCCAAGGGAGCTCATGCTCCACGACTCCCTACAATAGATTTTGTAGTCTAAAATAGATTAATgtgctcaatttttttttgtctaatttgaatcaaataactaGATAAGTCTCTCAAACACCAGCTACATGAGTTTGTGCAGCTAGGTATATTCATCTCCAAAAAATCTTGAAACTTAAGCTCTTACAAATAAGCTCTTCTGTTGGTGCCAACCAGTGATGCCAGGCGTTAGACCGCAAGAGCACATTTTGTTACAATTTTGCATTTTGAGATTGCTTGTAATGATGGTAACTCGGAGTCCATTTGCACCATGATTGCATATGCTCCACTAGATATTATCATCTCATTCTTACTTTGGACACATTCATGTGGAACACTTCAATCCACCAAAAACTCATGGAAATTATTAGTTTAAAGCTAATAACTCATATAACAATATGTATACCCTATTTATTCACCGAAAGATTGGTGgttgaaattttgaaataacGGTCGTCAACAGGTATTTGGGGGTCCATCACCTCAAAGGAAAACCAAATCGAAGACACGAGAATTGTTTCATCAAAGTTCAGGTTCACCACCATGAACTCTACATCTCCATTGAATAGCTTTTAGGATACGAGTCTCTCTTTCAACCCCCTCCTTTTAATTCGAGTCTCTTTCAGCCACGTTCGTCAATTCCACTAGAAAATCTTTTCCCTTGCAGAGGCAAGATCGCAGCCTACACAAACTTGCTCATGACTCACCGCAAGGTTGGGAGCCTGTCGGCAATGCTTATCCATCTAGGAGGCTTCATCTCCAAGAGTAACACATGCTTCATGAGTTGCTTGACGCCACCCACAAATGCTCAAGGCTATATAGTGCTCTATTGTGCTCACACAcaatctctctctcccccccttcccctccccctctctccctccctctcccaaaCTTAAAGATTTCACTCAAATTGCACAAGTATCAAAAAAGAAAGGTTGGTGAGAGCTTCTCCAGCCTCTAGGTTGTCTCAAAGTCGCACATGACCAGCAATCCTCAATATAGAGGGCCAAGAGGTAAAAATACCGAACTCCAAGGAAACTAGCTGTTAGAAGTTAGCAGCTCACGATATTAATGAGCCGAGCAGTGCACTAGGTCAGCAAGCCAAACAATGAACTAGTGAAAAGCCAACGCACGCTTTAAGCCTAGCATCATATACAATCCTCTAGGCCTAGGCCTCCGGCGCTCCATCCCTTCCTTCTAACCTTATCCATTCGCATCACGCACGCTCGGCCGCTCGCAAGTGGCCTCTTGTGTCCTCTGACATCTTGACTCCCTCTCCCTTTCATGCACTACCACCCACAACTCTCCACCAATGCCTGCCCAGCTCagctgcaagcagccaacctCGTCTGTCCCTCCATCTCTGCTTGGCTCTCGCATGCTTGCTCGGTCGCTCCCTCTGTCTGGAAGTTTAtggtggaggatgaggaggcgCACCAACTTCTGCTGCTACCCATTAGGATGCAACATATCAATTTTATTTAATTCTTTAGTTCTTTATTTGGACTAGATTTTGGTTGATACAACCGCTACtctttatttttgtttgatttAAGGTTTAACTTGAAGTGATTTTGCATGATTCAGTAGTATTGCTTTGATTGCAATTGCAATCTTGTTTAATTTGTCTTTTCATTTGAACTCATGTATTTTGCCAAAGCTCGTGAGCTAACGAGCAGCTTTAGGGAGCTATCAGTTGGTGCTCATTAATGACATACTTTTACCCATATTTATCCTTAATAATGGCATGGATTTAATATCATAACTATTGATCATTCTCAATAATCGGGCagttttcgcatatgcattgtattttggaggacattctattttGGATGAGGCCTACAACCAACGACAACCCAGAGAAAGATGAAGGCTAAAGGAACTAAAAAGGCCATAGGCCGATCTGCCTATGGAGCCCAAactgatcggcctagggggtCCATGGCGCCTATTCATACTCATCTTCGACGAGCATTCCTCCAGGAAGATTTAAGGGCTAAGTTTCTGAAGATATGGTAAGTTGATCTCGAAATCAAGATAAAGCAAGTGAAGATTTGGTAGGTTATCAAGAACCATTCATATCCCGAGGTTATCGTTGAGCCAGGCCCACATACAAGTGAAAAGAAGCCTCCAGAACATCAGAGAAGACATGGGAATGAAGGGAGGCACAATAGGCCAAAAGGAAGGGCCAGGTCGATTGGCCTGTACCGAATTAGGCCGATCGTCTGGGCCATTCCTGTACCCCCCTTGACTTCCTATTTGAGCCACAGCCTCCTCACACTATAAATGCCCCCATTCTCCATCACCACGAGCATCCATTCAATGCATTCATCACCTAGTAGCAGAGAAGCAGAGGAGTCTGAGGGACACCATTCTGGAGAGCCGAGGGCCGTGCAATTTTCTAGTGGATTAGCTTAGGTAAACCCTAGTTGACGTGGTAatcctgcgaggaagatccacgtcggagttctggagctaggctcaacagatcaaggtaggatcccgatGGAGATCtagtgatgtacaatcattcatggtgaagtaatagatgtgttccaATTCTTCAGCGATCAAAGTGCCTCCTTCTATGATTTCatgctttatcgggtttgcttgTTTTCAACCTATGATCAATGATAGATTGCATGGGGTGTTTATGTGGTCATGGTGAATAGATTTGCATGACTAATCTACCAATGAGCATGACAAGTTTTTTATGTTCGTATCCTTAATCTGCCAACGCTGATAGGGGGATCATGACAAGATCTGCTTCTGTTTAAGGTGGGGTTTTCGAGAGTATGAATGGAGGAGTAGATTTAAAGAGGCTTTGAATAAGAATCACATCTATCTTACTTTGCTATCTTGCTCAGAATTACTTCATATatatagtctaggttgctctagattgatTATCTCTTGCTCATATCTCCTATCTGTATGTATATGCTAGATTAGATCTGAATCCTTTATAAACTTGAATCATGTTGACAATACTAGTTTAAATAGTTCTTGTATTATAACtttcacggattgataaaccttggcgGTATActttgagggaagagctacaactgatccgtgcgcttgcagttcAAACTGGTGTGCTAACTGTCACCAGCATTGCCAAGCTGAGCTGAGAAGCCTTTATAGCTTGTTATCTTAACGAGGTGGAATGAGCCAAGACGAGCCGAGTCGACTCGTTATCTAGCCCTAAACCCAACAGAAACCGTTCATGCCGTCTTTGGCCACGTCAGGCAGTCAGCACACTCGAGGGTTCTCTCAAGGCTATCTCACATAGATCAACAATGAGTAGTTTTGGTGTTATTATTGAATCAATGTTTCATCCCTCTTAACAGTACAACATATCTATACTCAATGTTAAATTTGCACAACATTTTATCCATTTGGTTGACAGTACAACATATCTATACTCAAGGTTAAATTTGCACAACATTTTATCCATTTTGGCTTATATGTCTTTATCTATGCAATACTTGATCATTATCAACTTGAGGGATTTCATCATCGTATATCCATTGAGCACATCTACCTTGAGCTAATGAGTTAGGATTTTCCATCATATATGATCAATACTGCATCTATATCCATAATCTACTCCATCATATGATCCAATAAAtattagatgcattgcattcCTCCACTTCATAAGATATGATTGACACCTCAAAGTTTACTCAAGTACTAGCCCTTCACCCTAGCAAAAGAGTCCATGGCCCAAGCCGTCGCTTGACCTATCTTTGCTTAAACTTGGACTTATGTAGacgtggggcccacatgtaGATCTTACCGGCTAATTTGCACAAAGTAGCTGGCCATAATTGTGAGTCATATCTAACACATTTCATTCAgtttgctaaaattttaagaTGTGAACGTCATGTTTCATTTCTATGATCTAGCTCTTGACGTGGTACGCATATGAATCTAGGCACACTTTGGGGGTGGAAAAGTGGTATACAGATATCTGAATTCGTATCCACTAAAACATGATATATGGATATGTGTATCCGCATTCGTTTCTAATGTGGTAGCTTAAGTGGATACATTCGAATTTGTTTTTCACTATCCGAATTTGTATTTGTATTCGAAATAAATGTGGATGTGGATGGATATCCGATATTATTTGCATTTGTATACCATAATCACTTCTCTAAATCatataataaatatttattgtGATTTAGTTTTTAAACTAATATATTTGCTGATTTTGAAttacttcaaataatttattttattattgttAAATATTTATATAAGctttatttaattattaatatTTATTAATTGTTGACGGCAATTAGCACGCTAGTTTTAACCACATCTGCACGAATCAGTTATAACTTTCCCTCagagtactcccccaaggtttatcaattcgtggaacttatagcataagatctatttcaagtatcattgttagtattaacttggtgtttatgagagattcagatccaatctactaagcatgtatagACATATAACAGATGGAGTAAAGGCAATCAATCTAGAGCaatctagactatgcatatgttgtaattctgagcatggatagcaaagaaACACATATATGATCCTAATAAAATGTATCTTTAAATCTAAACCTCCGGTCCGACTCCCGAAACCCCctatcttacacaagaaagatctcATAACGATCCCCTCTATCAGCATATGTAGACTAAGAGCACGATCAAAAGAATatgttatactcatcggtagatcaggcatgcaaatccgaTCACCATGATCACAAGAACATCATAAGCAATTTATCatcgatcatagattgaaaagcaagcaaacccaagagagtataaaaccatagaaggagataGCTAGATTGCTAAAAACAAGAACATATCTATTTACTTCACCGTGAATGATTGTAcgtcacaagatcaccaccaggatcctaacttgatcttgatgactcctagctccaaaactccagcgtgatcttccttgcagggtgatcacgccgtCAAAGGTTCAGCTACGCTAACCCCTGACAGCTGCACGACCCTCTGCTCTctggagaggtgtccctcaagctccttctgcttctttgtTGCTTCATgtcgagtacgtcatcttggatatggggcttGGTGGTTTTTCAgcatatttatagtctggagagcaCGTGGCAAAAATTAGAAGGCGAGGGGATGAAGGAAaaccccaggccgatcagcctgggaggGTTCAGATCGATCGGCTTGGGCCCCAAGTCTTGTTGGATGCTctgaagtcttattttcacttgcatgtgggttTGGCACGTCGGTAGCTTCGAGATGAGATTGATTTTTAATAAttttccaaatctccacttgatcctctttgattcctctttgatcctgaagtgatccttgccatatcttcacaaacttagccctcaAGTAATCTCGGAGGAGTGCTTGCTAGAAAGGAGCGTTGGAGAAGGCTAGAAGACCCCTGACCGATCAGTTTAGGCTTCACCAGACCGATCAGCCTGTGCTCTTTCTGAGCTCGCTGGTCTTCGTCTTTAACAGGTTCGTTATTGGTTCAAGGCATTAtctaaaaatatacttttaggtccaatttcttGCAAAAACAAAATATCCCTAAAATATATTGcgcatgtgaaaatgaccggtttattaggtgtgatcgaTAGTTTAGGTAtaaattcatgttattattgaagataaacaaggTAAAAGTGTGTGAATAACGAGCGTCAATATTAATTTACTACAATagttttataaaaatattttaaatgaATAATCTCTTTCTAAATGTGTTATATTTGATTCATACATATTTTTGTACGTGTAATGATGATTGTgttcttctaaaaatattaataaAACAAATGGATACTTGCCAATTGCTATCATCGAAATTAAGTGGATATCCGAATATATATCAAATTCCAAGCTATCCGTTTTGCATTCGCATTCAACAACATTCAAATCCGAATTCATATTCGAATAAAAATGTGGTAAAAAGTGCTATCCGAATTCGATTCCATCTAAATCCTATTGATTTCCATCCCTAGCCACACTAATATGCTCGAAGTAGCTAGCCAATGTAGTGAgccatctccaacaaatttcgatTAATTTCATTGgaattttaaagtgtgaacgcgaggttttgATTCTAGGTCCAATTCTTAACGTGGGCTCACATGTGAATCTAGCCACACTAATATAAATGGAGTAGCAGTTTATCATACTGAGCTATCTCTAATAAATTTCAACTAATTTTGCTGAAATTGTAAGGTATGAATGTGAGATTTAAATTTTAAGATCCGACCCTTGATCTTGACTTATGCAAATTACTTATACTAAATTTCTATTATTGGATCTTTTGGATGGACTTGGACTGAAAAGAAGTTGGATTGGACATTAGCCATTTTACATTAGGATTGGATTGTATATGGATTATTTTTCTTGGATTTTAATTGGATTTCTTTATATTGGATATGGATTTCAATCCATTCCTACCTCTACTCAAGCTTGCAGGGATGGCATATATTTGCACGGCAACGAGGAGCGACACGCTTGATCATGGAGACGGACTGTGAAGCATTAGGCAAGCTATGGAACAGCAAGAACTTGCAACGATAAGCAGCTGCAGTCATCATCAACGAAATCAAGGAGCTTAGCTTTAGTTTTAGTGCTTTTATTTTTCGTTTTTCAGTGAGTCTTGTAATCAAGTAGCTCATGGTTGTGCTAAACTGGTAACAGTAACCGTCGATgccctaaaaaaaaaaacagtcacCGTTGCGTGagacagaaaaaaaagagagagaagagagaagaaaaccAAAAGAGTGGCCCCGGGCCATGTTTGACTAACCAAACTGCTTGCTGCGGTAGTCGCGTCTGCGTGCCGCCCGCGAGCCCGAACCAGGCTCCGGCCCCGACCCCGCACCAGAATCCTTCCccgcaccttcttccttctcccctCCGTCTCCTCTTCTGGTTCGACCGACGACCGGACTCGCTGCTCCGCCACGCCGCATTCGGATCCGGCCCAGCCGCTCCCGATCCCGCCGTCTCCCCTTCACCGCTCGGCACGATCCGCCACGCCCACGACCGGTTCGCGGCCGAGCACCCTCCGGCGCTTCtgcggccggcgccatggcgagcggcggctaCGGCgagcaggcgccggcgccggcggaggctgAGCCGCTGGAGATCGTGCTGTTCCAGGTCGCCGAGTGCTACGTCTACCTGGTGCGCCCCCACGCCCTTCGCGTTCCATTTCGTGGACAGTTTAGCGTAGCAGTGCCCTGTGTTGTGCCCATGCCAGCCCATTCTCTGCACGTTTGAGCGGCGTCGTTCATCTGAAACATGCTAATTCTATTGTTGGTCTATGCGCAGATACCTCCGAGGAAGACGGCTGCCTCCTACAGGTACACTTCTCGGGCTCGCCAAAGGATGTGGTTGCGGACTTTAGGAGTTGTATAATAATGTAGTTCTTCCTGTCTGGGTCAGTAAAGTAGACACAATTAGGAGTTCCTGTCCGTGCATGAGCTAGATCGATCCTAAAAGTTTGAATTAGCTAAGGGTTGCCACGTTTCACCGATTCTTGGTTGCTTCTATTTGTTCAGAGGCCCTGTGAGCCATTCATTTCACAATCGGGATTGTTCCTTTCTGACTTAGTATAAATTGGGATATTGGGATACATTTGTTGTTCCATGGGAATAATTGATTGCGCTGGTGGTAAAATCCAGGGCGGATGAGTGGAACGTCAACAAATGGGCATGGGAAGGGGCACTTAAGGTTGTCAGCAAGGGTGAGGAATGCATCATCAAATTGGAAGATAAGAACACAGGTACAGTAGCCATTTACTCATTTTAGTGctttttcctttgtttttttcgCTTGCAGTATTAATTCTGTGAATGTGTTCCAGGGGAGCTGTATGCTAGGGCATTTCTCAGAGAGGGTGAGCAACATCCGGTGGAACCTGTAATTGACAGCAGCAGGTCTGTATCTAGTGCTGCCACAAAATATAGTCTAATAACCTACAATGAAGTACATGCCTTTGTATTTCCCAGTGTCCATAAATAAACTACTTGAAGACTGAATAAGCAGAACCTGAAATGATTCTTGCTGCTCAAATATTTCTCTTGCAGATATTTTGTACTCCGCGTTGAAGAGAATATAGGTGATGACTGTCTCTTTCTTGGGTTCTATGATATTCCTTGTGCTTTAATGTTTTATTTAGTGTTGAGTTGATGATCATAGCATTTGGTACTTAACTTGAAGCGGTGTGGTCAATGCAGTACTAAATTGGGTAATATACTGGAAACATAACAAACCTTACTGTGAACTGCAGATGGGCGTCAGCGTCATGCTTTCATAGGTTTAGGCTTCCGCGAAAGACCTGAAGCATATGACTTCCAAGCTGCTCTACATGATCATATGAAGTATCCTTCTGTTCATTTGAAACATGATATGCCTATCATAAAAAAGCACACGATTTCCCCCCCTGTGCAATTCCTCAATGACTAATAGTTATATGTGGAATTCTATTTGATATGGCATTTACCATTGATTTCGATTAGCCATAATACATGGTAGATTGTTGTCTCAGATCTTTCAGCATCAAATTATTGATCCTCTACCCATGCAGTCAGATCTTAGTTTAGTTGGCAAGTGTCAGGCTAGTACTCATCTTTACTCGAGTTCTGATTCCCGTTTTGGTCTGGGTCTAGCAGATCCTGACAGCAACTGTGTTTTAATATGAGCTTTATGAAATATTGCTGTATTTTCCGCAAGGAATTCATTTCGTTTTCCTTGATTATAATAGTGTGATCATGCTTCAAATATCTTCTTTATATAATGCACTAAGTTTCCTGTATGATTTGTTCGTCTCTTACATTATCAAAGATATCTAAACAAGAAGAAGGCCGCTGAAGAGATGGTTCAGCACTATGAGAAGCAATCGTCAGTGGATTACAGCCTCAAAGAAGGGGAAACTTTGGTTCTTCAGCTTAAAAGTGTAAGTTATCATCCAAATATTTTACTGGAAGAAAATGAATCAGAGACCCTGTTGATGAGAGATCGTTTCTAAGGTCTGCATAACTAGAATATAGGATTTTGCTCTGTAGTTGTACCCTAGGTTGTTGAAGCAATGACATGTTCATTGGAAGGATAGCTATAAACAGCTGGATCATGGAATCCTTGTCAATCTATAAGTGTCTAAATAACCTGATCAATCTAAGATTCTAAGCCATGTTGACCTAGACTATTTCAATGTAAAATATACAGCCAGTTCTAAACCGAATCTCAGTTCTGTTTATGCATAGTTTCCATCGAGATTTCTCTTATGGCATTTGAGCTGCAAATCCCTTTGCATATCCATAAACATGTTAGTTTGAGGCTCTGAGCTACTCTTGCATAGGAACCTTTAAAAATTGAGCCCTACTGTACTGCATTGAAGGGTATTTGCAGTGCTGCCGAATTTTGCATAAATAAAGTGTTTGTAGCATGTGCCTGTATCCCTTTTTGCTCAATTTTTATAGCTATATTTGTCTTTGATTTTTCTGAGTGTCTGGATTTGCTTTTGTTCTGTGCAGAAAGAAACCGGCACCAAGACAAAATCAGCATTTTTTGAGCAAGGCCTAAACAAACTCTCATTGAGTGAAAAGACAAACTCCAAGGAGGCCCCTGTCTCCCTTAAACTACCCCCACCTCCACCTTCACCCGTCTCTCCAACGGATTCTGGAGTAGCCGCTTCCCCCTTCAAAGCAGAATTTCCTCCACAAGAACCTGCTGCTGAACCCACCAGCACAACCAGCGGTATCCCCGCCAAAACCGAACTTTCTCCTGAGCAACCAGCTGCTGCTGAGAAGGTCGAGCAAGAAACCGTCGATGAAGATTTTGGGGACTTCCAGGCTGCCGGGTGATGTATCTTGTATTTTGTACATACAACATGTTACTCAGACtgccttttatttttattttgcccACTTTCAATCAGCTGTGACTTTTGCCGGCACTCGTGTTGATGTATAGAGAGCTACTGTACCATCTCATAAGCTATACAAACCTTGTACCTTTCAGTAGCTGCCAGAAACATTTTTACCCAAAGGTTACCGATTTTGTTTCCAAATCCGATGAGAGTTCAGGAAGCAATTCGGACTCCCAAGCGATTCCGACCTCGGCTCGGTACGTATTCGGGCTCTATAAAAATCCACCAGCCAGCCCAACATCATCGTCTCGGCTGTTCCTCCGAGATGGAGCGCCTGTCCGTCGACggagacggcgccgccggccgcgaggaagagaagaagcggAGGGCCTGCGCCTGTCTCCGTGGGCTCGCTGTCGCTGCTCCTGGCCGGAATGATGGTGCTCATGGCTTGCAGCCACGGCACAGCGCCGCTGTGCCTCGTGTCGGAGCTGTGCGCCGTGCTCTGCCTCCTGCTCTACCTCTGGGCCTACTACCTCACGCAGAACCTCGCCGCCAGCACGGTCGTCCCGGTGGAGGCGCTCGTCTTCTTGTTCCCGCTCGTCTTTTGCGCCGGCTTCCTGGCCGCGCTGCTCGCCGTGGCCGTCGGGCCCGTCGCCGGCGTGCTCGTCATGATCACCGACCTGGCATGCACGTCTGCCTTCTTCGGGTTCTGCCTCGCCGAGCACGTGCGTTTCAGCAAGCCGCCGGCTGGGCACAAGAACAAGCGCGTGTAGGGTAAAATCGCGACTCTCCAGAATTAATAGCGTTTGCTGAGTTGACAACGCGAACTGAAAACTAGCAGTATTTTGGCTTGACTTCTATTCGTGCATTACAAAGTGTAAAAGCTAGCAACGTAACACAATGTTACAAAGTATTTACAGGGTGGTTGCTTGATTGCTTGGTATTGTTGAGTGAAGCCATCCCACGCAATGTTATTTCATCATCTCGTGAATCATAATGTAGGAGATGATATTTACAGCCGTTAAAACCATGTGATTATCAGATCTCGGCGAAATCGTCCTCATCAATTTCATCTACCCACTCGACCTCAGTGTAAGCTGCGGATTTCATCAAGTCCGTGAGGCCGGTGAGGTCTTCCAAATACGTTGGTTCGTTGATCACTTGCATCACAAAATCCATTCCTCTACTCCGATATTCAGACAATACCTGCGATATTTTTGCATGTAATCACATAAGAGATCGACAGCATAGCTATCAGCAAAATTCTAATAGTATCGTTTGCATTGTTGGAAACTTGGAGCCGGCCAAGGATGAAACTCACGAGAACAAACGCGCGCAAGCACTTCATAGAAGCTACCTCACGCCAACACACACAAAGGCACCCATATTTGCGGCAATGCACGCATTTCTCCTTTCTGTATTCTCAGTTCAAAACAACCATACCGAGCACTTGGCTCATGTAGCCCAACTTACATGCACAAGGGTGCATCGACTGCCCGGGTCTCATGCCATGCCTCAGAAGTCCCAACTAACCATGCATGTACAGCTAACTACTTGCAGCACTAGACTCATTCAGTGATGAACCGGCGCACAGGACGACTAACACTGTAACATAGGCTAACAAGGTAACTTCTACATGCGACAGAGATGCTCTAACCTATAATCCCTTCGTCCCAAAAGATAGTCATTCTAGTTTTATCCTACATCAAATCATCTTAAGTTTGACTAAGTTTATAGAGAAGAGCATCAACATTTGTGACACCAAATAGGTACTGtgaaaaaatatttcatgatGAATGTAATAATAACTATTTGGTTATCACAAATATTTATACTTTTTTGTATAAGCTTTGTCAAACTTTAGATGGTTTGACTTAGGCTAAAACTAGAATGACTCTTATTATAACTCTTAATAACTCATGCTGACACCAAGCGGAGGCAGTACATACATGACAGGCACCCACTAACTCTTATTAACTCATGCAGACTCTAAAACTCATATAAGTCAAGATGTAACATGCATGTTGTGCAACGGTAGAAAGTTTACATACCACATTGGAACATGCTGTGCAATTGCTCGAGGAATAGCCCAAGAGAGTTAATAAGTTGTACTGTGAGAGTGATCCACGGATCTGGTGAGGTAATAGACCAAGTGGATGGCCACTGCTTGCACCAGCAATCTCTCCTGGAGCATGTATCCTGCAACAGGTAGTAAAAGTATTTATCAGATTTCCT
This window encodes:
- the LOC101764082 gene encoding uncharacterized protein At1g03900; protein product: MASGGYGEQAPAPAEAEPLEIVLFQVAECYVYLIPPRKTAASYRADEWNVNKWAWEGALKVVSKGEECIIKLEDKNTGELYARAFLREGEQHPVEPVIDSSRYFVLRVEENIDGRQRHAFIGLGFRERPEAYDFQAALHDHMKYLNKKKAAEEMVQHYEKQSSVDYSLKEGETLVLQLKSKETGTKTKSAFFEQGLNKLSLSEKTNSKEAPVSLKLPPPPPSPVSPTDSGVAASPFKAEFPPQEPAAEPTSTTSGIPAKTELSPEQPAAAEKVEQETVDEDFGDFQAAG